In a genomic window of Flavobacterium crassostreae:
- a CDS encoding DUF4236 domain-containing protein, giving the protein MRFRKRVKVFPGFHLNLSKSGISSTLGVNGASVNFTKKGSYLNTGIPGTGLYDRKKIGTKQNSNFTDSSENIEHKSNSTQEIVGEIKSAETDKLTSANLIELKETLEEVYKDRIELNQEIIQTKKEIKSAKTIRIVAFIFVVGLFVKAFKNKVLDKEEYLRDLENQLENSFINIDVEFDKSFEEKYNGLLNSYNELLTTEVIWDITSSIQQDMKTTRSAASSVVTRKPVKFKFDNIDIIKSTYPAFHFENKNGGDLYIYPAFIIFTTSDNKFALIDIKDLELTFSQQRFLEEEKIPSDTKIIDKTWAKVNKNGSPDKRFKGNYEIPIVGYGKLEIKTSFGLNELYSFSSFEKSGQFSETFLEYKKAI; this is encoded by the coding sequence ATGAGATTTAGAAAAAGAGTAAAAGTATTCCCAGGATTTCATTTAAATCTTTCAAAATCGGGAATAAGTTCAACACTTGGTGTAAATGGAGCAAGTGTAAACTTCACAAAAAAAGGAAGTTATTTAAACACTGGAATTCCCGGAACAGGTTTGTATGACCGAAAAAAAATAGGAACAAAACAGAATTCAAATTTCACAGATTCTTCAGAAAATATTGAACATAAAAGTAATAGTACGCAAGAAATTGTTGGTGAAATTAAAAGTGCAGAAACTGATAAATTAACAAGCGCAAATCTTATTGAGCTAAAAGAAACACTTGAAGAGGTTTATAAAGACCGAATTGAACTTAATCAAGAAATTATACAAACGAAAAAGGAAATTAAATCTGCAAAAACCATACGTATAGTAGCATTCATTTTTGTTGTCGGACTGTTCGTTAAAGCCTTTAAGAATAAAGTTCTCGATAAAGAGGAATATTTGCGTGATTTAGAAAATCAATTAGAAAATAGTTTTATAAATATTGACGTAGAATTTGACAAATCTTTTGAAGAAAAATACAATGGTTTATTAAACTCTTATAATGAACTCTTAACAACAGAAGTAATTTGGGACATTACTTCGAGCATACAACAGGATATGAAAACTACAAGAAGTGCTGCATCAAGTGTTGTAACTCGTAAACCTGTTAAATTTAAATTCGATAATATTGATATTATAAAATCAACTTATCCAGCATTTCATTTTGAAAATAAAAACGGAGGAGATTTATACATTTATCCTGCATTCATAATTTTCACTACAAGCGATAATAAATTTGCACTAATTGATATTAAAGATTTAGAATTAACTTTTTCACAACAAAGATTTTTAGAAGAAGAAAAAATTCCTTCAGACACAAAAATAATTGATAAAACTTGGGCGAAAGTAAATAAGAATGGATCACCAGACAAAAGATTCAAAGGCAATTATGAAATACCAATTGTTGGTTATGGAAAACTTGAAATTAAAACTTCTTTCGGTCTAAATGAATTATATTCCTTTAGTAGCTTTGAAAAATCAGGACAGTTTTCAGAAACTTTTTTGGAGTATAAAAAAGCAATTTAA
- a CDS encoding DEAD/DEAH box helicase produces MQIVEFLNEFHIAVGFGRFKEYQTQRVKCITTVRQWETSIFSGSYISSPAIVGTALCEDINQINIPLEHAKDTEKITWRKYEPVARWNHEKKVYVVPIECKSHVYAIGKKCKASHVIIKDNLPEKVDVIPLLPKLKIDLGIVHKTKGFKPRPYQDEGMARGMELKRFINGDQPGLGKTLQSIGTLIGAEKMEEVVFPCIVICPSALKENWKREFEMWTDKKAMILNHSLRTNWHRFHEMGLADVFIVNFESLEKFFVTSKPATKDLQHSTQIIMDPRIGLFKSAIIDEIHKLKNPKSIRAKICINITKHKKYIIGLTGTPVVNLPIDLFSQLAIIFKLNHFGGANGFKERYCEGGRGKSNLKELNYLMNVNCYFMRKKEDVLKDLPPLSRQTLICSITNKAEFDRVKNDFQAFLTSSDLTDAEIKKKINGHVIVQITMLLQLSAIGKIEAAKEYIDEIVESDQKIVVFCKHKTVVDLLKKEYPKAVTVTGQDNEHQKQAAVDSFQRAGGANIIILNHKAGGVGLTLTASSEVLMLELPWTQADCEQCEARCHRMGQPSNVRATYLLGENTLDQWLYDIIQEKKAIANEITGAEDNVPVSIVSRVIDLFK; encoded by the coding sequence ATGCAAATAGTAGAATTTTTAAACGAGTTTCATATCGCTGTTGGTTTTGGCAGATTCAAAGAATACCAAACCCAAAGAGTAAAATGTATTACTACTGTAAGACAATGGGAAACAAGTATTTTCTCAGGTTCTTATATTTCTTCGCCGGCAATTGTTGGTACCGCTCTTTGTGAAGATATCAATCAAATTAACATCCCACTGGAGCATGCAAAAGATACTGAAAAAATAACTTGGAGAAAGTATGAACCAGTGGCCAGATGGAATCATGAAAAGAAAGTATATGTAGTGCCTATTGAATGCAAATCACATGTCTATGCAATTGGCAAGAAATGTAAAGCATCTCATGTAATAATAAAAGACAATCTCCCTGAAAAGGTAGATGTAATTCCACTCCTTCCGAAACTTAAAATAGATCTTGGCATTGTTCATAAAACAAAAGGTTTTAAGCCTAGGCCATATCAAGATGAAGGAATGGCTAGAGGCATGGAATTAAAAAGATTTATAAACGGAGACCAACCAGGTCTTGGGAAAACATTGCAGAGTATCGGTACACTAATAGGTGCTGAAAAGATGGAAGAAGTAGTTTTTCCATGTATAGTAATTTGTCCTTCTGCATTGAAAGAAAACTGGAAACGAGAGTTTGAAATGTGGACCGATAAAAAGGCCATGATTTTAAACCATAGTTTAAGAACCAATTGGCACCGTTTTCACGAAATGGGATTAGCGGATGTTTTTATAGTGAATTTTGAATCATTGGAGAAATTCTTTGTGACTTCTAAACCAGCCACTAAAGACTTACAGCATTCTACTCAGATTATTATGGACCCAAGAATCGGGTTGTTTAAATCTGCAATTATTGATGAAATACACAAGTTAAAAAATCCTAAATCCATCCGAGCAAAGATATGTATTAACATAACCAAGCACAAAAAATACATCATAGGACTTACAGGAACACCCGTTGTGAACCTTCCAATTGATTTATTTAGCCAATTGGCTATCATATTCAAATTAAACCATTTTGGTGGCGCAAATGGGTTCAAGGAACGCTATTGCGAAGGAGGTAGAGGTAAATCTAATTTGAAGGAGCTAAACTACTTGATGAATGTGAATTGCTATTTCATGCGGAAAAAAGAGGACGTACTGAAAGATTTACCCCCTTTGTCACGACAAACTTTGATTTGTTCGATAACAAATAAAGCAGAATTTGACCGAGTAAAGAATGACTTTCAAGCCTTTTTAACAAGTAGTGATCTTACAGATGCTGAAATCAAGAAAAAGATTAATGGCCACGTGATTGTTCAAATTACCATGTTGTTGCAATTATCAGCCATAGGCAAGATTGAAGCTGCAAAGGAGTATATCGACGAAATTGTAGAATCGGATCAAAAGATAGTGGTGTTCTGTAAGCATAAGACGGTAGTTGATTTACTCAAAAAAGAATATCCTAAAGCGGTTACAGTAACGGGTCAAGATAATGAACATCAAAAACAAGCCGCTGTGGATAGTTTTCAACGCGCTGGCGGTGCCAATATCATTATCCTAAACCATAAGGCAGGAGGGGTGGGTTTAACCCTAACGGCCAGCAGTGAAGTTTTAATGCTAGAATTGCCATGGACACAAGCAGATTGTGAGCAATGTGAAGCACGTTGTCACCGTATGGGGCAACCAAGCAATGTTAGAGCAACTTATTTATTGGGAGAAAATACCTTAGACCAATGGCTGTATGATATTATTCAAGAAAAAAAAGCAATAGCAAACGAAATTACAGGAGCAGAGGACAATGTTCCGGTAAGCATTGTTAGTAGAGTAATTGATTTATTTAAATAA
- a CDS encoding PD-(D/E)XK nuclease-like domain-containing protein codes for MDPYFGRNEVSNSDLSWLKDYWSDNKMDEVSKEKAYKFGTLIDAVITEPFKVDYFKFQVDGVQYSEEDFEKAILMKKAFMKDPLAENLLKQSDTQKVMITNRTFTYDEVEFNLDTRCKWDLWMDGLGWGGDLKSTTATTQKQFEEAVRYFDYDRQRAWYMDIAGSNQDVLIGVSKENYKVFKVPIRRGDELFNSGFKKYNELAFKWWALFD; via the coding sequence ATGGATCCATACTTTGGAAGAAATGAGGTAAGCAACTCGGATTTAAGTTGGCTCAAAGATTATTGGAGCGATAATAAAATGGATGAAGTCTCCAAGGAAAAAGCGTACAAATTTGGAACGCTGATCGATGCAGTAATTACGGAACCTTTCAAAGTAGATTATTTCAAATTTCAAGTTGATGGAGTTCAGTATTCAGAAGAAGATTTTGAGAAAGCTATCCTAATGAAAAAGGCTTTTATGAAAGATCCCTTAGCAGAAAACCTACTCAAACAAAGCGATACTCAAAAAGTAATGATTACCAATAGAACATTCACTTATGATGAGGTTGAATTTAATTTAGACACCCGCTGCAAATGGGATTTATGGATGGATGGTTTGGGATGGGGTGGTGATCTAAAAAGCACCACCGCCACCACTCAAAAACAGTTTGAAGAAGCCGTACGATATTTTGATTACGACAGACAACGAGCTTGGTACATGGATATAGCAGGAAGTAATCAAGATGTTTTAATTGGGGTTTCAAAAGAGAATTACAAAGTATTTAAGGTTCCAATACGTAGAGGTGACGAACTATTTAACTCGGGGTTTAAAAAATATAACGAGCTCGCATTTAAATGGTGGGCATTATTTGACTAA
- a CDS encoding recombinase RecT, whose protein sequence is MSRVNTLELIQNTAPGKIAELDLVKEKFIKNYNLANRSENGDLMYHRQLVYFNQNIASSTQLQSADKFSLYACFITAAVKGYSFDPLDSEIYLVPRGGKACMQLQAGAYVRRLIQTQQSTGCEQAKLVFKGDVFEVEDGVVKKHIEKFETETIIAGYVKFNTAGGGFKYFVYRKSDFESWRKKSSNPNTVQKSPTWLAESLWDNGVIGGENPEPAFLRTKIILHAAKEKCWFTGSTPIELEQFNVEIDAEEENPLTPEHEGEPKLIVPQYDSFEEVSEVAQNNPEEEIDDEAF, encoded by the coding sequence ATGAGTAGAGTAAACACATTAGAATTAATCCAAAACACTGCACCAGGTAAAATTGCAGAATTGGACTTGGTAAAAGAAAAGTTTATCAAGAATTATAACCTAGCTAATCGTTCAGAAAATGGAGATTTGATGTACCATCGACAATTGGTATATTTTAATCAAAACATTGCATCAAGCACGCAATTACAAAGTGCCGATAAGTTTTCGCTTTATGCTTGTTTTATTACAGCAGCAGTAAAAGGGTATTCTTTTGATCCTTTAGATAGCGAAATCTATTTAGTGCCCAGAGGTGGTAAAGCATGTATGCAGTTACAAGCTGGCGCTTATGTTCGTCGATTGATTCAAACCCAACAATCAACAGGCTGTGAACAGGCAAAACTAGTTTTCAAGGGAGATGTTTTTGAAGTAGAAGATGGAGTAGTAAAAAAACACATTGAAAAATTTGAAACTGAAACTATCATCGCGGGTTATGTGAAATTCAATACTGCAGGTGGAGGATTCAAGTATTTCGTGTATAGAAAATCAGACTTCGAATCCTGGAGAAAAAAATCATCTAACCCAAATACAGTTCAAAAATCACCAACATGGCTAGCTGAATCACTATGGGATAATGGAGTAATTGGAGGTGAGAATCCAGAACCTGCATTTCTTAGAACAAAAATTATTCTTCATGCTGCCAAAGAGAAATGCTGGTTCACGGGTTCTACACCTATTGAACTTGAACAGTTCAATGTTGAAATTGATGCTGAAGAAGAAAACCCATTAACACCAGAACATGAGGGAGAACCAAAATTAATAGTTCCTCAATACGATTCATTTGAAGAAGTTTCGGAGGTTGCCCAAAACAATCCGGAAGAAGAAATTGACGATGAAGCTTTTTAA
- a CDS encoding PcfJ domain-containing protein yields the protein MKPKTKLQVEVWNLHQRLNNPKEQEPYVISKHNFYYTTHYKSLVCLECNHNWKPTQVWHEELLGVECPSCKKKLKKLTTQNGGIAAQILTYSVTQVIGRFQLFRYFSCWKHMHKNKPPRYSFRSLFEEWNDCDKKKRVIVGRTTGWTGDGFNSTDYEIRNPTSGGWSRSYKGSQYDSFFSDYNCPGAEILPKFKKYGLTAYKHDCDYRVLINKLDRAPILETLLKARQKELLNYALHKQTKHHEFWAQIKIVIRNKYKIKDAGIWYDYLELLSYFNKDLHNPKYVCPTNLDKEHDRLVKKKNIILEAQERERNRVEVIKRQQKLEKVIIEYSERCQKFFDLEFTKGNISIAMLKSIDEFKQEGDELGHCVFTNEYYLKEKSLIFSAKVNGKRTETIEIKMPELTIVQSRGINNKSTDYHNKIVSLIKSNLAKIKSKMDPEKQKKYKKLKEVS from the coding sequence ATGAAACCAAAAACAAAACTACAAGTAGAAGTTTGGAATCTTCATCAAAGATTAAACAATCCAAAAGAACAGGAACCTTATGTGATTTCTAAACATAACTTCTATTACACAACTCATTACAAGAGCTTAGTATGCTTAGAATGTAATCACAATTGGAAGCCTACACAAGTTTGGCATGAAGAATTATTAGGAGTGGAATGCCCTTCATGCAAAAAGAAATTAAAAAAACTAACTACTCAAAATGGAGGAATAGCTGCTCAAATTTTAACATATTCAGTAACTCAAGTGATAGGTAGATTTCAATTGTTCAGATATTTTTCTTGCTGGAAGCACATGCATAAAAATAAACCACCAAGATATAGTTTTCGTAGTCTTTTTGAAGAGTGGAATGATTGCGATAAGAAGAAAAGAGTAATCGTTGGTAGAACTACAGGATGGACCGGTGATGGATTTAATTCAACGGATTATGAAATAAGAAATCCAACTAGTGGTGGATGGAGTAGAAGTTATAAGGGAAGTCAATACGATAGTTTTTTTTCAGATTATAATTGTCCAGGTGCAGAAATTTTGCCAAAGTTTAAAAAGTACGGATTAACAGCCTACAAGCATGATTGTGATTACAGGGTTTTGATTAATAAACTTGACCGTGCACCTATTCTGGAAACACTATTAAAAGCCAGACAAAAAGAACTGCTAAACTATGCGCTTCACAAACAAACAAAACATCATGAATTTTGGGCGCAAATTAAGATTGTGATTAGGAATAAATACAAGATTAAAGATGCTGGAATATGGTATGACTACCTAGAATTGTTGAGTTATTTCAATAAGGATTTGCATAATCCAAAATATGTTTGTCCAACAAATCTAGACAAAGAGCACGATCGTTTGGTGAAAAAGAAAAACATCATTTTAGAAGCTCAAGAGAGAGAGAGAAATAGAGTCGAAGTTATCAAACGTCAACAAAAACTTGAGAAAGTGATTATTGAATATTCTGAAAGATGTCAAAAATTCTTTGACTTAGAATTTACCAAAGGCAATATATCAATTGCGATGTTAAAAAGCATTGATGAATTCAAACAAGAAGGAGATGAATTAGGGCATTGTGTTTTTACCAATGAATATTATCTCAAGGAAAAATCATTAATCTTTTCTGCTAAAGTAAACGGCAAACGTACTGAAACAATAGAGATTAAAATGCCAGAACTCACTATAGTGCAATCTAGAGGAATTAATAACAAATCTACAGACTATCATAATAAAATTGTTTCGTTGATAAAGAGTAATCTAGCAAAAATAAAAAGCAAAATGGATCCTGAAAAACAAAAGAAATATAAAAAATTAAAAGAAGTAAGCTAA
- a CDS encoding ASCH domain-containing protein yields MKALSIKQPWASLIAHGIKNIENRTWKTNFRGRIYLHASAKDAGALYELLNQKQIEVMSFHWTAAPPFPDRPVSAIIGEVDIIDCVINHPSIWAEITEIKGKTIEGELMYAHKPIYNWVLANPVLYDKPILNIKGKLSFWEPIPNQNCMSCDKKFFGQDAQYCCSGNECGCMGQPVEPVVCSEECYNKLFNR; encoded by the coding sequence ATGAAAGCATTATCTATAAAGCAACCATGGGCATCATTAATAGCACACGGAATAAAAAATATTGAGAATAGAACTTGGAAAACTAATTTTAGAGGTAGGATTTATCTTCATGCTTCTGCAAAAGATGCTGGAGCATTATATGAATTACTAAATCAAAAGCAAATTGAAGTAATGAGTTTTCATTGGACTGCTGCACCTCCTTTTCCAGACAGACCAGTATCAGCCATCATTGGAGAAGTTGATATTATTGATTGTGTTATAAATCACCCAAGTATCTGGGCTGAAATAACAGAAATTAAAGGAAAAACAATTGAAGGTGAGCTGATGTATGCACATAAGCCTATTTACAACTGGGTACTTGCTAATCCAGTTCTTTACGATAAGCCAATCCTAAACATAAAAGGGAAACTTTCATTTTGGGAACCCATTCCAAATCAAAATTGCATGAGCTGTGACAAAAAATTCTTTGGCCAAGACGCACAATATTGTTGTTCGGGAAATGAATGTGGATGTATGGGACAGCCAGTAGAGCCTGTAGTATGCTCAGAAGAATGTTATAATAAACTATTTAATCGTTAA
- a CDS encoding DNA polymerase III subunit beta has protein sequence MSIKLVVNSKDILKAVQTVGGIVKGNHALPILDNILIKLQENKLIFISDNLEIRSRVELAIDSKDAFKTCVPYKLVSNILKGFPSMPIELVLEKMNLKILSETGTYVVPLVDPSTFPGSKEKTATDTVKIESTQLIDAIKKALLFTDKTNVTNMHNVLISIKKEGTKIVSTDGNVILEYSMTAAGVEKDLTVSRSIASHLIQIISPNEDIELSYTDSHLFLSMEGKEVNAILSSAVFPPYTRIFETYSPDKKLTIDNGIIAPAIKRLYALTDQNNQTVKFCIKENIVELSFINELQKYEAKETLPCEYSDEEINIAFNANYINNMLIAIEESIEMNITDGSKPCIFIAENIRAIVGPINAS, from the coding sequence ATGAGTATTAAATTAGTAGTAAACAGTAAAGACATTTTAAAAGCGGTGCAGACCGTTGGAGGAATTGTAAAGGGAAACCACGCCTTGCCAATTTTAGATAATATTTTAATTAAGCTTCAGGAAAATAAATTGATTTTTATTTCTGATAACTTAGAAATAAGATCAAGAGTTGAATTAGCAATCGATTCTAAAGACGCATTTAAAACTTGCGTGCCATATAAATTAGTTTCAAACATTCTTAAGGGATTTCCAAGCATGCCAATAGAATTGGTTTTGGAAAAAATGAATTTGAAAATTCTTTCCGAAACAGGAACTTATGTTGTTCCATTAGTAGATCCGTCAACATTTCCTGGATCAAAAGAAAAAACAGCCACTGACACAGTTAAAATAGAATCAACCCAACTGATAGATGCAATCAAAAAAGCATTGTTATTCACTGACAAAACAAATGTAACCAACATGCATAATGTTTTGATTTCCATTAAAAAAGAAGGTACCAAAATCGTAAGTACAGATGGAAATGTAATACTTGAATATTCTATGACTGCTGCAGGAGTAGAAAAGGATTTAACTGTATCTAGAAGTATTGCAAGTCATTTAATTCAAATTATATCACCTAATGAAGATATAGAATTAAGCTATACAGATAGTCATTTGTTTTTATCGATGGAAGGAAAGGAAGTAAATGCAATTTTGAGTAGTGCTGTTTTTCCTCCATACACTAGAATTTTTGAAACATATTCTCCAGATAAAAAGCTAACCATCGATAACGGAATCATTGCACCGGCTATCAAAAGATTGTACGCCCTTACCGATCAAAATAATCAAACGGTAAAGTTCTGTATTAAAGAAAATATTGTGGAATTGTCATTCATCAATGAACTTCAAAAGTACGAGGCTAAGGAAACTTTGCCTTGCGAATATTCAGATGAAGAAATCAATATAGCTTTCAATGCAAACTATATAAACAATATGCTTATAGCTATTGAGGAAAGCATTGAAATGAATATTACAGACGGAAGTAAGCCATGTATTTTCATAGCCGAAAACATAAGAGCAATTGTAGGACCTATTAACGCTAGCTAA
- a CDS encoding HPP family protein, whose product MVKKTIKRGLRVSRYVIYKETLVDYKEHFWSFIGAFIGIGLIAFFQHHILTKEENIFLIGSFGASSVLIYGAIQSPLAQPRNLIGGHLISAFIGVTIYKLLPDIIWLTAPLAVALSIVAMQITKTLHPPGGATALIAVIGSEKIKTLGYFYLLSPVFTGTMILFIIALIFNNITPHRKYPTDKRFTNSIRRIFIKKKQFDSIT is encoded by the coding sequence GTGGTTAAAAAGACAATAAAACGAGGTTTAAGGGTTTCGCGATATGTTATATATAAAGAAACATTAGTTGACTACAAGGAACACTTTTGGTCTTTTATTGGAGCTTTTATAGGTATCGGACTAATCGCATTCTTTCAACATCATATATTGACAAAGGAGGAAAATATATTTCTTATAGGTTCATTTGGCGCATCAAGCGTTCTTATTTACGGAGCAATTCAAAGTCCATTGGCTCAACCAAGAAACTTAATTGGCGGCCATCTAATATCTGCATTTATCGGTGTAACAATTTACAAATTATTGCCTGACATTATTTGGTTGACAGCTCCTCTGGCTGTTGCTCTATCAATTGTTGCAATGCAAATTACAAAAACACTTCATCCTCCTGGTGGCGCAACAGCTTTAATTGCTGTAATTGGTTCAGAAAAAATCAAAACATTAGGCTATTTCTATCTTTTATCACCTGTTTTTACAGGTACAATGATTCTATTTATAATAGCATTAATATTTAATAACATTACGCCACATAGAAAATATCCAACAGACAAAAGATTTACAAATTCCATTAGACGGATTTTTATTAAAAAAAAACAATTTGATTCTATAACATAG
- a CDS encoding helix-turn-helix domain-containing protein — MGFNYRQLIFAREYRGLTQSELAKNIVGLSQSNLSKYEKGFGLLSDEMVLKIIDFLGFPESWLDHNISNLPENAHYRKRTTITKKIKTEIEYSIRLIGYLVDQMSNSIEWPEVRLVPLDIEEGYTPEIIAKNTRKLLRILPNEPVKSIFTLLENFGIIVIEFEITEKFDGVSFITDKGNPVIILNKSFTNDRKRFTLAHELGHLMMHDFPIPYHRNIEKIKENEANRFASEFLMPAEFIKNSLFNLKLSSLGQLKSYWLTSMASIIRRAKDLSCISESHFTYLTIELSRDGKKKNEDGFVFIDEPSLFIEAYKLHKNELDYSDLELSNAFNIPVDVIQRFFNTSRLRIIK; from the coding sequence ATGGGTTTTAATTATAGACAATTAATATTCGCTAGAGAATATAGAGGGTTAACTCAATCTGAATTAGCTAAAAATATCGTTGGGCTTTCCCAATCTAATTTGTCTAAGTATGAAAAAGGATTTGGTTTGCTTTCTGATGAAATGGTGTTGAAAATCATTGACTTTTTAGGGTTTCCAGAAAGTTGGTTAGATCATAATATTTCAAATTTACCTGAGAATGCACATTATAGAAAGCGAACAACAATAACAAAAAAAATAAAAACAGAAATTGAGTATAGTATTCGATTAATTGGATATTTAGTTGATCAAATGTCAAATTCTATAGAATGGCCTGAAGTTCGCTTAGTTCCTTTAGACATTGAGGAGGGTTATACTCCAGAAATAATTGCCAAAAATACAAGAAAGCTATTGAGAATTTTACCTAATGAGCCTGTAAAATCAATTTTTACCTTATTAGAAAATTTCGGTATTATTGTGATAGAGTTTGAAATAACTGAAAAATTCGATGGTGTTTCTTTTATAACTGACAAAGGTAATCCGGTAATTATTTTAAATAAATCTTTTACAAATGATAGAAAAAGATTTACACTAGCTCATGAGTTAGGTCATTTAATGATGCACGATTTTCCAATTCCTTACCATAGAAATATTGAAAAAATAAAAGAAAATGAAGCAAATAGATTTGCATCTGAATTTCTGATGCCAGCAGAGTTTATTAAAAATTCTTTGTTTAATTTAAAATTATCTAGTTTAGGGCAATTAAAAAGTTACTGGCTAACATCAATGGCTTCTATAATTAGAAGGGCAAAAGATTTGAGTTGTATTTCGGAAAGCCATTTTACTTATTTAACTATTGAGTTAAGTCGTGATGGAAAAAAGAAGAATGAAGATGGTTTTGTATTTATAGATGAACCATCACTATTTATCGAAGCATATAAATTACATAAAAATGAACTAGATTATTCTGATTTGGAATTAAGTAATGCTTTTAATATTCCTGTAGATGTCATTCAAAGATTTTTTAATACTTCTAGATTAAGGATAATTAAATAA
- a CDS encoding PcfK-like family protein, translating to MKASNAFKETIKTYLDKLAAEDELFAETYKKENKNLDECCNYVMQCAKNGGSQGYADEEVFGWAVHYYDEDDVKNIKAVSGKVVINRSVKLTEEEKAQAKEKAMDMAVAEAKEDAKKALVGTVELTEEDLKDVKQKAIDKVVDEEKDKLTRKPKTTKTEGVKPVQQLGLF from the coding sequence ATGAAAGCATCAAATGCATTTAAGGAAACAATTAAGACTTATTTAGATAAACTTGCTGCAGAAGATGAACTCTTTGCAGAGACCTACAAAAAAGAAAACAAGAATCTGGATGAATGCTGCAACTATGTTATGCAATGTGCAAAAAACGGAGGCTCACAAGGTTATGCAGATGAGGAAGTATTTGGCTGGGCAGTTCATTACTATGATGAAGATGATGTTAAAAATATCAAAGCTGTTAGTGGTAAAGTAGTAATAAACCGGTCAGTTAAACTTACAGAAGAAGAAAAAGCACAAGCTAAAGAAAAAGCGATGGATATGGCTGTTGCTGAAGCTAAAGAAGATGCTAAAAAAGCGCTAGTGGGAACTGTGGAACTTACCGAAGAAGATCTTAAGGATGTGAAACAGAAAGCTATTGACAAAGTAGTAGATGAGGAAAAAGATAAATTGACTAGAAAGCCAAAGACTACCAAAACCGAAGGTGTAAAACCAGTTCAACAATTGGGATTATTTTAA
- a CDS encoding DUF3560 domain-containing protein, whose translation MNTYSKYCPNVYVAKCTEPHEKGEIIILETKYGKENECIVFNLVAQKEDHYYYSIVRADGFNVQEWAKRKAERLQGAGSNAEKKSNDYYEASKEGKDFLVLAEPIKIGHHSEKRHRALIERNYNRMKNSVQHLQKAADYQSRAEYWERKASIINLSMPECLEYYQYKLEEAKIQHEGLKNGTIERRHSYSLTYAKKAVNEAEKNYSLALKLWGE comes from the coding sequence ATGAATACCTATTCAAAATATTGCCCAAACGTGTATGTTGCAAAATGTACAGAACCACACGAAAAAGGAGAAATAATCATTTTGGAAACGAAATACGGAAAAGAAAATGAATGTATCGTTTTTAATCTCGTAGCCCAAAAAGAGGATCATTACTATTACTCCATTGTAAGAGCGGATGGTTTCAACGTTCAGGAATGGGCAAAAAGAAAAGCAGAACGCCTACAAGGTGCTGGTAGTAATGCCGAAAAGAAAAGCAACGACTATTATGAGGCATCTAAGGAAGGAAAGGACTTTTTAGTACTAGCAGAGCCAATAAAGATTGGACACCATAGTGAGAAGCGTCACCGAGCTTTGATTGAAAGAAATTACAACAGAATGAAAAATTCAGTACAGCATTTACAAAAAGCAGCTGATTACCAAAGTAGAGCCGAATATTGGGAAAGAAAAGCATCCATAATAAACCTTTCAATGCCGGAATGTTTAGAATACTATCAGTATAAACTTGAAGAGGCTAAAATACAGCACGAAGGTTTGAAAAACGGAACTATTGAACGCAGACATTCTTATTCCCTTACCTATGCAAAGAAAGCAGTCAACGAAGCGGAAAAGAATTATTCTTTGGCACTTAAACTATGGGGAGAATGA